One Toxoplasma gondii ME49 unplaced genomic scaffold asmbl.18, whole genome shotgun sequence genomic window carries:
- a CDS encoding hypothetical protein (encoded by transcript TGME49_253180) yields MKKPTVNDQRDERLSNQTNPGQVPMLYAVLLARYAVKHLRLHSLPPLRQTPKEGHQSPPVHGHLPLLAHVSEAPPLYRERPAPSAHQLSSHEAMHQTALTVPNIFRRAAMPRANKQPVRGEHSISSE; encoded by the coding sequence ATGAAAAAGCCAACAGTAAACGACCAGCGTGACGAACGTCTGAGTAATCAGACAAACCCCGGACAAGTTCCGATGTTGTACGCAGTGCTTCTAGCTCGCTACGCGGTGAagcatcttcgtcttcactcACTGCCACCACTTCGGCAGACTCCGAAGGAGGGTCACCAGAGTCCTCCTGTACACGGCCATCTCCCACTGCTGGCGCACGTGTCAGAGGCGCCGCCTCTATACAGAGAACGGCCGGCGCCTTCTGCACACCAGTTGTCCAGTCACGAAGCAATGCACCAGACTGCGCTGACGGTCCCGAACATATTTCGTCGCGCGGCGATGCCAAGAGCAAACAAGCAGCCAGTACGAGGGGAACACAGCATATCCAGCGAGTGA